In the Nitratiruptor sp. YY09-18 genome, GACGCCAAGAGAAAGCTTTTCATATTCTGGGTCATAAAAAAAATAGATAGAACTAATTCCATCATCCAAAATATCGATAAGATCCACTGCGATGAGTTTGTCATCTGCAAAGTAGAGCACCTCTTTGCCAAAGTTGTGCGCTCCTACTACAAACTCTTCATAGTAGGTCTGCACATCCATCTCATTGTAGTTCCATCCACTTTTGGTTTCTTTGAATTTATGAAACTTGTTATAGAGCTCTACATGCTCATAGGTAAGAGTTGGTTTTTGGATATAGATCTGGGTATTGCGGTTTTTCTTGATTGCTCGCTTTTGAGAGCGAGTCGGCTTGAAATTTTGTACATCTATGCGGATGTTTTTGCACTCACTACACCCTTTGCATATAGGATGAAAGTAGGAGTGTCCAAAGCGGCGCCACCCTCTTTTGATAAGTTCACTTGCTAGCGTTCTCGTAGCATTGGGGATGTAGCGATAGTACATCCTCGTCTTTTTCTTTGGCAAATATGCACACTCATAATCGAGTGTGCAAAAATCGATTGAATGAATAGCGTCGAATTTGTTCATCTAAATCGGTAGAACACGGATATTTTCGTAGCCTAATTTTTGTCTAAGAGTATGTTCGATTCCAAAGAGTGTGCCGGTCGTAGCACTCGCACATCCCACACACGCTCCCATGTAGCGTATATAGACATCGATGAAGTCACCATTCTCTTTCATATCAATTATCTCCATGTTCCCACCATCCATGACAAGGAACTGGCGTATACTTTCATCGATAACTTTTTCTATCGCTTTCCACTTTTCTTCAAAAGGTAGATCTTTAAAGTTTTGTTCTGTTTGTGTGTTTTCACTCATAGCTTCTCCTAAATGAGATATATTTTCTCTTATTTTAATTTGATTATAGCATATTGTTGCAAAAGTAGCATAAATGATGTTACAAGTTATGTATAATAAGCTAACTTAAAAGAAGGAGGGGAAAGATGAAGTTTGATCAACTCGGTTCTATTGATGATGTATATGTAGTCTGCGAGTGTATGGAGGTGACATTCAAAGAGATTATGGATGCTATTAAAGCTGGAAACTGTGATCTTGACTCGCTTATGGAAGCCACAGATGCTGGAACAGCTTGTGGAAAATGCAAAAGTCGTGAGGATGACCCGGCAGATGAAAGAGCGATCCATCTTGATGAAATCCTTGCCATGGCCAAAGCAGAAGGGATCTGTAAAGATTAAAAACGTCTCGTTTGCAGTGCATTGATGAGGCTAAAGAACTCTTCGCGGGTCTTGATGTTTTCTTTGAAGACTCCGCGAAGAGCAGAGCTTACAGTTGTTGAACAAATCTTCTCTACACCGCGCATCTCCATACACATGTGACGCGCTTGGACTACAACGCCTACACCTTTTGGCTTGACTGTCTCCATAATCGCATCAGCAATCTGCTCAGTCATCTGCTCTTGAATCTGGAGTCTCCTAGCATAGACATTTACCATGCGAGGGATTTTTGAAAGACCCACAACTTTACCATCAGGAATATAGGCTACATGAGCACGTCCAATTATAGGAAGCAGATGGTGCTCACAGAGTGAATAGAACTCAATATCACGTACCACAACCATCTCATCATTTGTTGAGCTAAAGAGTGCTTCGCCAAGCACCTCTTTGGGATCTTGATTGTAGCCTTGGGTTAAATGCATAAATGCTTTGTAGACACGCTGAGGAGTTTTTATGAGCCCTTCGCGGCTTGGATCTTCACCTATAATTTTGAGGATTTTTCTTATGGCCTCTTCAAACTCTTGCTCTCTTTGCATGAATGCTCCAAAAGTTTTTTTTAGATTTTATCACAATATTTTGATAAAATAAGACCTAAATTTTAAATAAAAAGGAATTTGATGGAAGTGCAAGCTACCAAAGTTGACAATGCAAATGCGAAACTCGATGTAAAAATCGCGCAAGCAGATCTTGAGAAAAAGAGCGAAAAGATAGCAAAAAACCTCGCTAAAACTATGGATCTACCAGGTTTTAGAAAAGGAAAGGTTCCAGTAGCTATCATTAAGCAGCGCTATGGAGATAAAATCACGCAAGATGCAGAATCTGAAGTATTAAAAGAAGCTCTTGATAAAGCAATCGAAGAGCTAGGAATTGAAAGAAGTGCAATATTGGGAGAGCCAAGATTTAGCAAATATGAGAAGAAAGAGGAGTATATCGAAGCGGAAATCGAGCTTGGATTGCAACCACAGATAGACCTTGAAGGATATGAAGAGCTTATCCCTACATATGAAGAGCCACAAGTGAGTGATGAAGAGGTAGAAAAGCGCCTCGAAGAGCTTGCTGAAGCTATGGCACAGTTTGTAGAAAATCCCCGCAGAAAAGTAGCAAAAGAGGGGGATCTTGTCACAATCGATTTCAAAGGGACTCTTGAAGATGGCACAGAGATTCCTGGAGGAAGCGCTGAAGGATTTGAGCTTCGCCTCGGAAGTGGTCAGTTTATCCCAGGTTTTGAAGAGCAGGTCATTGGTATGAAAAAGGGTGAGACAAAGACTATTGAGGTGACTTTTCCCGAAGACTATCCAAACAAAGATCTCGCTGGTAAACCTGCAAAATTTGAAGTAACGCTTCACAATATCAAAGAGAAAGAGCAAGTAGAAATTAATGATGAGCTTGCAAAGAAGATGCTTCAAAAAGAGGATGGAACGTTGGATGAGCTCAAAGAGGAGATCAAAAAGCAGCTCAAAAGCGAAAAACTCTCAAAACTCTATAATGAAGAGCTAAAACCGCAGCTTGTAGAAGCTCTTGTGGAGAAATTTGAGTTTGATTTGCCAAAAAATATCGTAGAGCAAGAGATCGATGTGCAGCTCAATCAAAAAGCACGCGAAATGAGTCCAGAAGAGATTAAAGAGTTGCAAGAAAACCCTGAAAAACTCCAAGAGCTTCGCAAAGAGATCGAACCAGAAGCTACAAAGAGTGTTAAAGCGACTTTTATTGTTGATGCACTTGCGAAAAAAGAGGGTGTAAATGTAAGCGACGAAGAGGTTGTGCAGACAATCTACTATGAAGCATTGCAAATGGGACGCAATCCGCAAGAGATTTTGGAAGCGTATCAGAAACAAGGACTCTTGCCAGCGATTAAGATGGCAATGATTGAGGATAAGCTCTTGACACATCTTCTCAACAAAAAAAATGAAAAAACAGAGGAAAATGCATGAGCTACTATATCCCTTATGTAATTGAGCGCACAGGGAGAGGTGAGAGAAGTTACGATATCTACTCAAGACTTCTCAAAGACCGCATCATTATGCTCAGTGGTGAGATTAATGATGCAGTAGCCTCTTCTATTGTGGCGCAGCTGCTTTTTTTGGAAGCAGAGGACCCTGATAAAGATATCTATCTGTATATCAACTCACCTGGCGGTGTGATTACGAGTGGGATGAGTATCTACGATACGATGAACTATATCAAGCCAGATGTCTCGACTATCTGTATCGGACAGGCTGCAAGCATGGGAGCATTTTTGCTCAGCTCCGGTGCAAAAGGAAAACGCTATGCACTCCCGCATGCGCGTATCATGATCCACCAACCTCTTGGTGGAGCGCAGGGACAAGCGACAGATATCGAGATTCAGGCAAAAGAGATTTTGCGCCTCAAAAAGATTCTCAATGATATCTTGGCACAAAACACTGGACAGAGTGTCAAAAAGATTGCAAAAGATACTGAGCGAGACTTCTTCATGAGTGCCGAAGAGGCAAAAGAGTATGGACTTATCGATCAAGTATTGGAGAAGAGTGCTCGATGATGCGAGAAGTGATTACATATCCTGATAAGAGGCTCTTTCTTCGCAGCAAAGAGGTGGAGAGCTTCGATGAAGAGCTCCACCAGCTTCTTGATGATATGTATGAGACGATGATAGCCAAAAACGGTATAGGGCTTGCTGCGATACAAGTAGCTGTGCCACTGCGCGCTTTGGTTATCAATCTTCCTGATGAAGAGGGAAAGCAGCACAAAGAGGATCTCCTTGAGCTCATCAATCCCATCATTGTTGAAAAAAAGGGAACGCAAGTCTATACCGAAGGATGCCTGAGTGTTCCAGAGTATTATGATGATGTTGAGCGTGCAGAGTGGGTGAAGGTGGAGTATCAAGATCGCCATGGCAATAAAAAAACACTAGAGACTGATGGTCTTTTGGCAGTAGCAGTGCAGCATGAGATAGATCATCTTGATGGACACCTCTTTATCGAGAAGCTCCCTTACCTCAAACGTAAAAAGTTTGAAAAAGAGTGGAAGAAGAAACGTAAAAAGAGTGGCGCCAAGGTATGAAACGGATTTTTTGCGCTACGCTTGATGGCGTAGACGCAAGAGAGGTACAGGTAGAGTCGAGTTTTATCAATGCTCTTCCAGGAATCAGCATCGTAGGACTTGCAAGTAACTCCATCCAAGAGGCAAAAGATAGAGTCAAAGCGGCTCTTGGTGCTAGTGGATTTCGCTTTCCCCCACAAAAGATAACAATCAATCTCTCTCCCAGTGACCTGCGTAAAAGTGGCAGTCATTTTGATCTTGCAATTGCTCTTGGGATAGCTTTGCAAAAAGAGGATGTGGATTTTAACAATATCTTTGTTTTTGGAGAGCTAGGACTCGATGGGAGAGTCAAAGAGAGTGCCAAACTTTTCCCGCTTCTTCTGTCTTTGTCAAAAAAGGGCATCAGTGCTGTTGTGCCAAAGGAGAGTCTACTGCGCCTTGCAAAAATCCCAGGAATTACACTCTATGGTGTAGCAACTCTTGCTGAAGCGATAGAGCTTTTCAAGGTAAAAAACTTCCAAGCCACACCTACACAAGAGCTTCCTTGGCCATCGGTTGAGATAAAAAATCAAAAATACTACTACACCAAAGAGTACCCAATAGATTTCGAAGATGTAATAGGCCAGCAAAGAGCCAAAAGAGCAGCTCTCATAGCAGCAGCTGGAATGCATAACCTTTTGATGGAAGGAAGTCCAGGATGCGGTAAGAGCATGATAGCAAAGAGGATGCGCTATATTTTGCCACCTATGAGTCTTGCAGAGATTTTGGAAGTTGCAAAGCTCAAATCTTTGAGTGATGAAGAGATAGATTTTTCACCTGTACGCCCACTACGTAGCCCCCATCATTCAGCTACAAAAGCGAGTATTTTTGGTGGGGGGAGTAGTGATGCAAAACCTGGTGAAGTGGCTCTTGCTCACAATGGGATGCTCTTTTTTGATGAGTTTCCACATTTTAGCAAGAGTGCACTAGAGGCTTTGCGCGAGCCGCTGCAAGATAGGCGCGTGCTCATCTCTCGCGTCAATACTAAGGTAGAGTATAAGACGAAGTTTTTATTTGTTGCAGCACAAAATCCTTGTCCATGTGGCAATCTGCTCAGCAGTGTGCATGAGTGTCGCTGTAGTGAGCTTGAAATCCGCCGCTACAAAAATCGCATCTCCTCTCCACTCCTTGATCGCATCGATATGTATGTGCAGATGAGTGAGCCGCACGAGGAGGGTGAGCGTATCAGTTCGTCCCAGATGCATGTGAGCGTTTTGCAAGCATTCCGCAAGCAAAAAGAGCGTGGACAAAAGGATTTTAATGGTAAACTCGATGAAGCTGGGATAGAGCAGTATTGCACAATGAGCGATGAAGCAAAGAGCATTTTTGATCAGGCTACTATGAAGCTAGGTCTCTCACATAGAAGTGCAGGAAATCTGCGCAAAGTTTCTCGCACCATAGCAGATATTGAAGGCTCCGATCTTATAGAAAAGAGGCATCTTTTGGAGGCGATGGGATTTAGACGACGATGAAAAATAGATATCTCATTACCATTACCACTGTCCATGGAACCAAACACTATAGTTTCAAGCAGATTGTTAAGTATATCATTGGAATTGTAGCTCTTTTTATAGTTTTAGTTCTACTTTTTGGGTATGGCTATATAACATACCTAAAAAGCAAAATAGGTGTAATCGAAAAAGAGAAGCAGGAGCTTCACCAGCAGGTGGCAAGTCTCACTGACCAACTCCAAAAACTCAATGTCAGCCTCGTGCAAAAGCAGGAGCGACTCAGTGATCTCAGTGACAAAATCGAAGATCTTGAGCAGATTTTAGGACTCAAAGGGGATGAGTATAAGCAGCAGTTGCAAAATCTCAAAATCAGCACACTAGACGCTTCTGCAATAGTTCATCTTATACCTTCAGGTAAGCCTGTTGTGCAAGAGTTTCGCATATCAGCAGGATTTGGTTGGCGTAAGCATCCAATTTTGCACAAAAAAGAGTTCCATCCGGGTATCGATCTTGCTGCAAAAGGGAAGGTGCCAATTTTTGCTACAGCCAACGGTATCATCATCGATGCAAAGCATGGGCGGTATGGCTATGGGAATGTGATCAAGATCGCTCATGTATATGGATTTTCCACACTCTATGGGCATCTACGCAAGATCTTGGTCAAGAAGGGCGACTTTGTCAAAAAAGGCCAAATTATAGGCTATATGGGAAGCACGGGTTTAAGCACAGGACAGCATCTCCACTACGAGGTAAGATTTGACAAAAAACCCCTCAATCCATTAAACTTTATACGATGGAGCAATAGCAACTTTTATACTATAACAGAAAAAGAGAGGCACGTACCATGGGAATCTTTAATAAAGGCACTCAAAGCAGTGGACTCGCAAAAGAGACTTCAGTCATCTCCAAAAGTACAAAAATCAAAGGAGAGCTCACCCTCGACTCAAACCTCCATATCGACGGAGAAATAGAGGGGATTATCAACTCTTCTAGTGTGGTATCAGTTGGTAAAAGTGGTGTGGTAGATGGTGAGATCTATGCCCAAAAGGTACTTGTCAGTGGTCTTGTCAAAGGCAAAATCGATGCAGAGCATATCGAGATCATGACTGGTGGGAGAGTTGTAGGCGAAATTATTGTAGATAATCTGCTGATTCAAAATATGGGAATCTTTAGCGGGGTATGTAAGCAAAAAGAGATGAAAATAGAACAGCCCGAAGAGGAGCCCAAAAATTAGGCTCCAAAGACTCCAACTGCCCATTTTGTTACAAAATAGCCTCCAACCATAAGCCAGATAGCCATGAGAAGGGCAAGAAGTACAGGTTTGATACCAGCTTGCTTGAACTTCTCTACGCTTGTCTCCATACCAAGAGCTGTCATTGCCATTGTGAGTAAGAAAGTATCAAGTTGATTAATACTTGCGATTATTGGCTGTAAGCCCTCAATATCGATCAGCATAGAGTTTATACCAGCAACGACAATGAACCATACAGCAAACCAGGGAATTGTTATTTTAAATTTTTGTTGTGAGCCGTTTGTAGCAGCTTGTGCTCCGCGAGAGACCAAAATACCCAAAATGATAAGAAGTGGCGCGATCATCATAACCCGCGTCATCTTCACTATCACTGCGTTGTTCATAGCTGTTTCATTTACAGCTCCACCAGCTGCAACGACTTGTGCTACTTCATGGACAGTTCCGCCTACATAGATTCCATATGTTTGTGGGTCCATATGTAAAATACCAGATTTATAGAGGGCTGGGTAGGTAAACATAGCGATTGTACCAAAGAGTACCACAGTTCCCACTGCAACTGCGCTTTTATACGGTTCAGCATTGAGAACCGGCTCAGTTGCCAAAACTGCTGCAGCACCACATACGCTACTTCCCGATGCAGTAAGCACTGCAGTATCGCGATCTAGCCCGAAGATCTTCACACCTGCCCACCATCCAAGGATAAAAGTGGTTGTAAGCATAATAGTTGAGACCGTGAGTCCTGCAAGTCCTACTTCTGCAATCTGTTGGAAAGTGATGCGAAAACCGTAGAGAATAATTGCAAAGCGCAGAAGCTGCTTTGAGCTAAAGACAATTCCTGGAACCCACTCTTTTGGTATGTGGCTCCGCAAGGTATTTGCATAAAACATACCTATGACAATACCGATGATGAGGGGACTGATTGCA is a window encoding:
- a CDS encoding arginyltransferase yields the protein MNKFDAIHSIDFCTLDYECAYLPKKKTRMYYRYIPNATRTLASELIKRGWRRFGHSYFHPICKGCSECKNIRIDVQNFKPTRSQKRAIKKNRNTQIYIQKPTLTYEHVELYNKFHKFKETKSGWNYNEMDVQTYYEEFVVGAHNFGKEVLYFADDKLIAVDLIDILDDGISSIYFFYDPEYEKLSLGVYSLLVQIQLAKNLGLEWIYLGYWVDGCKSFAYKTNFKPYQILEGFPPLEEEPQRQEIDLSTLYFSSKCDQNPHNCNQNVDNKSKE
- a CDS encoding (2Fe-2S)-binding protein, whose product is MKFDQLGSIDDVYVVCECMEVTFKEIMDAIKAGNCDLDSLMEATDAGTACGKCKSREDDPADERAIHLDEILAMAKAEGICKD
- the folE gene encoding GTP cyclohydrolase I FolE gives rise to the protein MQREQEFEEAIRKILKIIGEDPSREGLIKTPQRVYKAFMHLTQGYNQDPKEVLGEALFSSTNDEMVVVRDIEFYSLCEHHLLPIIGRAHVAYIPDGKVVGLSKIPRMVNVYARRLQIQEQMTEQIADAIMETVKPKGVGVVVQARHMCMEMRGVEKICSTTVSSALRGVFKENIKTREEFFSLINALQTRRF
- the tig gene encoding trigger factor, which translates into the protein MEVQATKVDNANAKLDVKIAQADLEKKSEKIAKNLAKTMDLPGFRKGKVPVAIIKQRYGDKITQDAESEVLKEALDKAIEELGIERSAILGEPRFSKYEKKEEYIEAEIELGLQPQIDLEGYEELIPTYEEPQVSDEEVEKRLEELAEAMAQFVENPRRKVAKEGDLVTIDFKGTLEDGTEIPGGSAEGFELRLGSGQFIPGFEEQVIGMKKGETKTIEVTFPEDYPNKDLAGKPAKFEVTLHNIKEKEQVEINDELAKKMLQKEDGTLDELKEEIKKQLKSEKLSKLYNEELKPQLVEALVEKFEFDLPKNIVEQEIDVQLNQKAREMSPEEIKELQENPEKLQELRKEIEPEATKSVKATFIVDALAKKEGVNVSDEEVVQTIYYEALQMGRNPQEILEAYQKQGLLPAIKMAMIEDKLLTHLLNKKNEKTEENA
- the clpP gene encoding ATP-dependent Clp endopeptidase proteolytic subunit ClpP; amino-acid sequence: MSYYIPYVIERTGRGERSYDIYSRLLKDRIIMLSGEINDAVASSIVAQLLFLEAEDPDKDIYLYINSPGGVITSGMSIYDTMNYIKPDVSTICIGQAASMGAFLLSSGAKGKRYALPHARIMIHQPLGGAQGQATDIEIQAKEILRLKKILNDILAQNTGQSVKKIAKDTERDFFMSAEEAKEYGLIDQVLEKSAR
- the def gene encoding peptide deformylase; its protein translation is MMREVITYPDKRLFLRSKEVESFDEELHQLLDDMYETMIAKNGIGLAAIQVAVPLRALVINLPDEEGKQHKEDLLELINPIIVEKKGTQVYTEGCLSVPEYYDDVERAEWVKVEYQDRHGNKKTLETDGLLAVAVQHEIDHLDGHLFIEKLPYLKRKKFEKEWKKKRKKSGAKV
- a CDS encoding YifB family Mg chelatase-like AAA ATPase, translating into MKRIFCATLDGVDAREVQVESSFINALPGISIVGLASNSIQEAKDRVKAALGASGFRFPPQKITINLSPSDLRKSGSHFDLAIALGIALQKEDVDFNNIFVFGELGLDGRVKESAKLFPLLLSLSKKGISAVVPKESLLRLAKIPGITLYGVATLAEAIELFKVKNFQATPTQELPWPSVEIKNQKYYYTKEYPIDFEDVIGQQRAKRAALIAAAGMHNLLMEGSPGCGKSMIAKRMRYILPPMSLAEILEVAKLKSLSDEEIDFSPVRPLRSPHHSATKASIFGGGSSDAKPGEVALAHNGMLFFDEFPHFSKSALEALREPLQDRRVLISRVNTKVEYKTKFLFVAAQNPCPCGNLLSSVHECRCSELEIRRYKNRISSPLLDRIDMYVQMSEPHEEGERISSSQMHVSVLQAFRKQKERGQKDFNGKLDEAGIEQYCTMSDEAKSIFDQATMKLGLSHRSAGNLRKVSRTIADIEGSDLIEKRHLLEAMGFRRR
- a CDS encoding peptidoglycan DD-metalloendopeptidase family protein; translated protein: MKNRYLITITTVHGTKHYSFKQIVKYIIGIVALFIVLVLLFGYGYITYLKSKIGVIEKEKQELHQQVASLTDQLQKLNVSLVQKQERLSDLSDKIEDLEQILGLKGDEYKQQLQNLKISTLDASAIVHLIPSGKPVVQEFRISAGFGWRKHPILHKKEFHPGIDLAAKGKVPIFATANGIIIDAKHGRYGYGNVIKIAHVYGFSTLYGHLRKILVKKGDFVKKGQIIGYMGSTGLSTGQHLHYEVRFDKKPLNPLNFIRWSNSNFYTITEKERHVPWESLIKALKAVDSQKRLQSSPKVQKSKESSPSTQTSISTEK
- a CDS encoding polymer-forming cytoskeletal protein, which produces MDGEIEGIINSSSVVSVGKSGVVDGEIYAQKVLVSGLVKGKIDAEHIEIMTGGRVVGEIIVDNLLIQNMGIFSGVCKQKEMKIEQPEEEPKN
- a CDS encoding YeiH family protein, with the protein product MAFSKENIKYTLNGILFVALFTIAAIQISQVSFIKALAISPLIIGIVIGMFYANTLRSHIPKEWVPGIVFSSKQLLRFAIILYGFRITFQQIAEVGLAGLTVSTIMLTTTFILGWWAGVKIFGLDRDTAVLTASGSSVCGAAAVLATEPVLNAEPYKSAVAVGTVVLFGTIAMFTYPALYKSGILHMDPQTYGIYVGGTVHEVAQVVAAGGAVNETAMNNAVIVKMTRVMMIAPLLIILGILVSRGAQAATNGSQQKFKITIPWFAVWFIVVAGINSMLIDIEGLQPIIASINQLDTFLLTMAMTALGMETSVEKFKQAGIKPVLLALLMAIWLMVGGYFVTKWAVGVFGA